One Curtobacterium sp. MCLR17_032 genomic window carries:
- a CDS encoding polysaccharide biosynthesis tyrosine autokinase, translating to MELRDYITVLRKGWVLILVLALVGVAAAAGFSLLKKPVYSASAQVFVSTETSGSASDLAQGNTFTQQRVLTYSNLVSTPIVLLPVISKLQLDMNADQLATMVSATAPTSTTLISISVNDTDPVQAANIANATSQSLTNVVEDIEATDADGKSSVKLTRVKQADVPSVPVSPNVPVNVALGLLVGLALGVGIAVLRETLDNRVRTEQDVEKISDKPVVGGIAFDSKASERPLIVQVDPRSPRAESFRTLRTNLQFLDIGTGARTFVMTSSVQSEGKSTTVANLAIALDSAGFRVILIDADLRRPRVAEYMDVETNAGLTDVLIGRAELEDVAQPWGRGNLVVLPAGQIPPNPSELLGSRAMQDLIERLEGEFDYVLFDAPPLLPVTDAAILAKKASGAIVAVASGKTHKGQFAAAVSALESVGAPIAGFVITMMPVRGPGAYGYGRYGYGYGYGIEDEDTPKVKPPKRGGKKLGALSRAER from the coding sequence GTGGAACTACGCGACTACATCACCGTGCTACGTAAGGGATGGGTCCTCATCCTGGTCTTGGCACTCGTCGGAGTTGCCGCTGCCGCGGGCTTCTCCCTGCTCAAGAAGCCGGTGTACTCCGCTTCGGCGCAGGTCTTCGTCTCGACGGAGACCTCGGGCAGCGCGAGTGACTTGGCTCAGGGGAACACCTTCACCCAGCAGCGCGTCCTGACGTACTCGAACCTGGTGTCGACGCCGATCGTGCTGCTGCCGGTCATCTCGAAGCTCCAGCTCGACATGAACGCCGACCAGCTCGCGACGATGGTGTCCGCGACCGCGCCGACGAGCACGACCCTGATCTCGATCAGCGTGAACGACACGGACCCGGTGCAGGCGGCGAACATCGCGAACGCGACGTCGCAGAGCCTCACCAACGTCGTCGAGGACATCGAGGCCACCGACGCCGACGGCAAGAGCAGCGTCAAGCTCACCCGCGTGAAGCAGGCCGACGTGCCGAGCGTCCCGGTCAGCCCGAACGTGCCGGTCAACGTCGCACTCGGCCTGCTCGTCGGGCTCGCGCTCGGTGTCGGCATCGCCGTCCTCCGCGAGACGCTGGACAACCGCGTGCGTACCGAGCAGGACGTCGAGAAGATCAGCGACAAGCCGGTCGTCGGTGGCATCGCCTTCGACAGCAAGGCCTCGGAACGTCCGCTGATCGTGCAGGTCGACCCGCGCAGCCCGCGTGCCGAGTCGTTCCGCACGCTGCGCACCAACCTGCAGTTCCTGGACATCGGCACCGGCGCCCGAACCTTCGTGATGACGTCGTCCGTGCAGTCCGAGGGCAAGAGCACCACGGTCGCCAACCTGGCGATCGCGCTCGACAGTGCCGGCTTCCGCGTGATCCTCATCGACGCCGACCTGCGCCGTCCCCGCGTCGCCGAGTACATGGACGTCGAGACCAACGCCGGTCTGACCGACGTGCTCATCGGCCGTGCCGAGCTCGAGGACGTCGCCCAGCCCTGGGGCCGCGGCAACCTGGTCGTCCTGCCGGCCGGACAGATCCCGCCGAACCCGTCCGAGCTGCTCGGGTCCCGCGCCATGCAGGACCTCATCGAGCGGCTCGAGGGCGAGTTCGACTACGTCCTGTTCGACGCCCCGCCGCTGCTGCCCGTCACCGACGCGGCGATCCTGGCGAAGAAGGCCTCCGGCGCGATCGTCGCCGTGGCCTCGGGCAAGACGCACAAGGGCCAGTTCGCCGCTGCGGTCTCCGCGCTCGAGAGCGTGGGCGCGCCGATCGCCGGCTTCGTCATCACGATGATGCCGGTCCGCGGCCCGGGTGCCTACGGCTACGGCCGGTACGGCTACGGGTACGGCTACGGCATCGAGGACGAGGACACACCGAAGGTCAAGCCGCCCAAGCGCGGCGGGAAGAAGCTCGGCGCCCTGAGTCGCGCCGAGCGCTGA